In Spodoptera frugiperda isolate SF20-4 chromosome 28, AGI-APGP_CSIRO_Sfru_2.0, whole genome shotgun sequence, one genomic interval encodes:
- the LOC118265268 gene encoding probable ATP-dependent RNA helicase DDX28, giving the protein MSKLRPILNLSYCRYYSVKQAKKKLPIITCKRPEFNHYEGQSYSKFDGIPLASKGWMSKKSKNDYFIIYGNANQKEEKPVYKKSFEEIGVSPALIEVMSEQGFSLPTAIQTKAIPSILSGTNTVMTAETGCGKTLAYLLPIFQHILEWKPSIKEEFNSPLAVVITPSRELATQVGEVAQNMAQRLNLNVTTLVGGRTKQKMLNPPIEYCDILVTTLGAYSKLVSTGIFKINNVHHMVLDEADTLLDDSFIDKVSHLLKKFPIQHKVQIQTPPVGCQITLVSATMPHELPAAVSSFVDPESLKTVTTSNIHRILPHVPHKFLRLGKAQKPVELLRLVQADMNQNRPVMIFSNKTSTCDFVSMFLNENNIECININGKMAVALKMGKFELYKSGKVNALSCTDIASRGLDTLRTQHIINYDFPLYTADYIHRCGRTGRIGSPKDCLITNFVAWPREIEQVQKIELSVRKHSDLPSVNANIRRIIEERVVKMAGIL; this is encoded by the exons ATGTCTAAATTGCGTCCTATATTGAATCTATCCTACTGCCGGTATTACAGTGTAAAGCAGGCTAAAAAGAAACTCCCTATAATAACATGTAAACGGCCGGAATTTAATCATTATGAAGGTCAGAGTTACAGTAAGTTTGACGGGATTCCTCTGGCTTCTAAGGGTTGGATGAGTAAAAAATCGAAGAAcgattactttattatatacgGGAATGCAAATCAGAAGGAAGAAAAGCCGGTTTACAAGAAGAGTTTCGAAGAAATAGGAGTTTCTCCTGCTTTGATTGAGGTTATGTCAGAACAAGGGTTTTCTTTGCCGACTGCTATTCAAACGAAGGCAATTCCTTCTATATTGAGTGGTACCAACACTGTAATGACTGCAGAGACGGGTTGTGGGAAGACGTTGGCGTATTTGTTGCCAATATTCCAACATATATTGGAATGGAAACCGAGCATTAAAGAAGAGTTTAACAGTCCTCTAGCTGTTGTTATAACTCCGAGCAGAGAGTTGG CGACACAAGTAGGAGAAGTGGCTCAAAACATGGCTCAGCGTTTAAACCTCAACGTAACCACCCTCGTAGGGGGTCGTACAAAACAGAAGATGTTGAACCCACCAATAGAATACTGTGACATTCTCGTCACTACGCTCGGTGCATACAGCAAACTGGTTTCAACTGGTATTTTCAAGATCAATAATGTTCATCACATGGTCCTTGATGAAGCAGACACCTTGTTGGATGATAGTttcattgacaaagtttcacatttatTGAAGAAATTCCCG ATCCAACATAAAGTCCAGATCCAGACACCACCGGTGGGCTGTCAGATAACACTAGTGAGTGCGACCATGCCCCACGAGCTACCTGCAGCCGTGAGCTCCTTCGTGGACCCCGAGTCTTTGAAGACAGTCACCACCAGCAACATACATAGGATACTGCCTCATGTTCCACATAA ATTCCTACGACTCGGTAAAGCACAGAAACCAGTAGAACTACTCCGTCTAGTTCAAGCAGATATGAACCAGAATCGTCCAGTCATGATATTCTCCAATAAGACTTCTACTTGCGACTTTGTATCCATGTTTCTGAACGAGAATAACATCGAATGTATTAATATAAATGGAAAGATGGCTGTTGCTTTAAAAATGGGAAAGTTTGAGCTGTATAAGAGTGGCAAGGTCAATGCTCTGTCTTGTACTGATATTGCTTCGAGAGGATTGGATACTTTGAGG ACACAACATATAATAAACTACGACTTTCCGCTGTACACCGCCGACTATATCCATCGCTGCGGGCGCACGGGCCGCATAGGCTCGCCCAAAGACTGCCTCATCACAAACTTCGTGGCCTGGCCGCGAGAAATAGAACAGGTGCAGAAGATAGAACTCTCAGTTAGAAAGCACAGCGACTTACCTTCAGTTAACGCTAATATCAGGCGGATTATTGAAGAAAGGGTAGTTAAAATGGCTGGAATTTTGTAA
- the LOC118265591 gene encoding ecdysone oxidase-like — MTIFPRIKFNGVGFTLLVIFIGLQFKSILHTISVIEVKVLFPLIRLVQIAIVSLYPTDHSIYPAQANVHDSQTFDFIIVGAGSAGCVLANRLTEVSDWNVLLVEAGDDPPRASIIPGLSVIVAAALPDWNYFTVDDGYSSQALKTKTIHSRRGKMLGGSSGINFMFYVRGNQNDYDRWAQDGNEGWNWDNVTRYFMKSENMKDESIMNSTAGDLHGSEGFLSVTQPDWEDKTKDYINAFKEQGHDILLDYNGQQQLGYGMSSFTSDEKARQNTAYAFLSPIKDRKNLHVLKNTLVRKILVNKNKRAIGIEAKLPGGQIIKLNAKNEVILSAGTLNTPQLLMLSGIGPKDHLEEMKIDVVLDSPNVGQNMQDHILVPILISGKKKFVSILDNIHPLLETGRFPIPSFLGFVALNKSQGYPDYQITAIPTATATLLGPLLCSDTFSVKDSSIIAIADETQTRGSLFSLVTHLHPKSRGSIKLRSNNPEDSPLIYSGYFSNEEDLESFAKYVEDYISVINTTYFKEIEAEVIDLKVDECGGFTFGSHEYWRCYVLNLASTQYHVVSTCRMGAEGHGVVDARLRVRGVTGLRIVDASIMPSITSGNTNAPVIMIAEKAGDMIKEDYGVRLV, encoded by the exons ATGACTATTTTCCCGCGCATTAAATTCAATGGTGTCGGTTTTACActtcttgttatttttattggactacagtttaa GAGCATCCTACATACTATTTCTGTGATCGAAGTAAAGGTGTTATTTCCATTGATACGGCTGGTTCAGATAGCTATCGTCAGTCTATACCCGACAGACCATTCTATATATCCCGCACAAGCTAATGTACATG ATTCCCAAACGTTTGACTTCATAATAGTGGGTGCGGGATCAGCTGGGTGTGTGCTGGCAAACAGACTCACAGAGGTTTCTGACTGGAATGTCCTGCTGGTGGAAGCAGGAGACGATCCGCCAAGAGCTTCTATT ATACCAGGCTTATCAGTAATAGTAGCCGCCGCTCTACCTGACTGGAACTACTTTACGGTCGACGATGGATACTCCAGCCAAGCgcttaaaacaaaaaccatcCACAGCCGACGAGGTAAGATGCTCGGAGGATCCAGCGGGATCAACTTCATGTTTTATGTGAGGGGAAATCAAAACGACTACGACAGATGGGCTCAAGATGGCAACGAAGGTTGGAATTGGGATAATGTCACCAGATACTTCATGAAAAGTGAAAATATGAAAGACGAATCCATAATGAACAGCACTGCAGGTGATTTACACGGTTCTGAAGGGTTCTTAAGCGTCACACAACCGGATTGGGAGGATAAAACTAAAGATTACATAAACGCCTTCAAAGAACAAGGCCATGATATTCTTCTGGATTATAATGGACAACAGCAGTTAGGATACGGCATGTCTAGCTTTACATCTGATGAGAAAGCTCGACAAAATACAGCCTATGCATTCTTAAGCCCTATAAAAGACAGGAAAAACCTTCACGTACTCAAAAATACTCTCGTGAGAAAAATTcttgtgaacaaaaataaacgagcAATAGGTATTGAAGCTAAGCTTCCTGGGggacaaataataaaactgaatgcAAAAAATGAAGTCATATTATCAGCTGGAACCCTTAACACTCCGCAGTTACTGATGCTGTCTGGAATAGGACCTAAAGATCATTTAGAAGAAATGAAAATAGACGTAGTACTAGATTCGCCAAACGTCGGACAAAATATGCAGGATCACATATTAGTTCCTATACTTATTAGTGGTAAAAAGAAATTTGTATCAATATTAGACAATATTCATCCTTTATTAGAGACCGGTCGTTTTCCGATACCATCATTTTTGGGATTCGTGGCTCTGAACAAGTCTCAAGGTTATCCAGATTATCAGATTACTGCTATACCTACGGCTACTGCAACACTTTTGGGACCGTTATTATGTTCGGATACATTTTCAGTAAAAGACAGTTCCATCATCGCCATAGCTGATGAAACCCAAACCAGAGGGAGTCTGTTCTCACTAGTAACCCATCTTCACCCAAAATCTAGAGGTAGCATCAAACTGCGAAGTAATAATCCTGAAGACAGTCCTCTCATCTACTCTGGCTACTTTAGCAACGAAGAAGATTTGGAAAGCTTTGCAAAATACGTTGAAGATTACATTAGTGTAATCAATACAACGTATTTTAAGGAGATAGAAGCAGAAGTTATTGATCTCAAAGTTGATGAATGTGGAGGTTTCACTTTCGGCAGTCATGAGTATTGGAGATGTTATGTTTTAAACTTGGCTTCTACACAATATCATGTTGTAAGTACTTGTAGGATGGGTGCGGAAGGTCATGGCGTGGTAGATGCCAGGTTGAGGGTACGGGGTGTCACAGGGCTAAGAATTGTGGACGCTAGTATAATGCCGTCCATCACGAGTGGAAATACAAACGCTCCAGTGATCATGATTGCTGAAAAAGCTGGTGACATGATCAAAGAAGACTATGGAGTAAGATTAGTTTAG